The genomic segment GCCTCGCTGAAGTTCCGCTCGCCACCGAGCCCCGAGCCCTTGAGGAAGAGCGGCGTCGTGTCGCTGTAGGTCGCCAGGCCGAGCCGCTCGGACATCCCGTACTTGGTGACCATGAGGCGGGCGAGCTCGGTGGCCCGCTCGAGATCGTTGTGCGCGCCGGTCGAGACCTCGCCGTAGACGAGCTCCTCGGCGACGCGGCCGCCGAGCAGCACGGCGATCCGGTCCTCGAGCTCGCTCCGCGTGAGGAGGAAGCGGTCCTCGGTCGGCAGCTGGTAGGTCATGCCGAGCGCCGCCACGCCGCGCGGGATGATCGTCACCTTGTGCACCGGGTCGGCGTGCGGGAGCGACGCCGCCACCAGGGCGTGCCCCATCTCGTGGTGGGCGACAATATCGCGCTCCTTTTCGGATAGCACTCGACTCTTCTTTTCTAGTCCTGCAACAACTCGATCTATGGCCTCTTCGAAGTCGGACATCTCCACCGCGTCCTTTTCCTTGCGCGCGGCCAGCAGCGCCGCCTCGTTGACGATGTTGGCGAGATCGGCGCCGGCGAAGCCCGGCGTCCGCGCCGCGATCACGCCGAGGTCGACGTTCGACGCCAGGACGACGGCGCGCGCGTGCAGCCTGAGGATCGCCTCGCGGCCGCGCAGGTCGGGCTTGTCCACGACCACCTGGCGGTCGAAGCGGCCCGGACGCAGGAGCGCCTGGTCGAGCACTTCGGGGCGGTTGGTCGCGGCCATGATGATCACGCCCTTCGATGAGTCGAAGCCGTCCATCTCGGCCAGGAGCTGGTTCAGCGTCTGCTCGCGCTCGTCGTGGCCGCCGACGAAGCCCGTGGCCCCCGCGCGCGACTTGCCGATGGCGTCGAGCTCGTCGATGAAGATGATGCACGGCGCCTTGTCCTTGGCCTGCTCGAAGAGGTCGCGCACGCGCGCGGCGCCGACGCCCACGAACATCTCGACGAATTCGGAGCCCGAGAGCGTGAAGAAGGGCACGTCCGCCTCGCCGGCGACGGCGCGCGCGAGCAGCGTTTTGCCCGTGCCCGGCGGGCCCACGAGGAGCACGCCCTTCGGAAGGCGCCCGCCGAGCCGCTGGTACTTCTTTGGGTTCCGGAGGAAGTCCACGATCTCGACGAGCTC from the Candidatus Methylomirabilota bacterium genome contains:
- the ftsH gene encoding ATP-dependent zinc metalloprotease FtsH, with protein sequence MKPQLSQRFQFSLAYVLVAAVVLSLLQSWLLAPRTVEIPMSKFLELLRADKIEKVALTDREIRGVAKPDALPTAPGEAGDRLRRWLGGDGPVRVFTATRIPGVDDQPLVRELEQHHVEFTGRVESTFVRDLFFGWVLPLGIMVGLWMFLMRRVGGGPTQALSFGRSKHKIFDRKELKTSFADVAGVDEAKAELVEIVDFLRNPKKYQRLGGRLPKGVLLVGPPGTGKTLLARAVAGEADVPFFTLSGSEFVEMFVGVGAARVRDLFEQAKDKAPCIIFIDELDAIGKSRAGATGFVGGHDEREQTLNQLLAEMDGFDSSKGVIIMAATNRPEVLDQALLRPGRFDRQVVVDKPDLRGREAILRLHARAVVLASNVDLGVIAARTPGFAGADLANIVNEAALLAARKEKDAVEMSDFEEAIDRVVAGLEKKSRVLSEKERDIVAHHEMGHALVAASLPHADPVHKVTIIPRGVAALGMTYQLPTEDRFLLTRSELEDRIAVLLGGRVAEELVYGEVSTGAHNDLERATELARLMVTKYGMSERLGLATYSDTTPLFLKGSGLGGERNFSEATARTIDEEVRAILDRTHDRVCGVLTTKKAVLIAAAGQLKRTETLEGEALRRALAGEGVTEEAAR